One part of the Bradyrhizobium sp. CB1650 genome encodes these proteins:
- the rseP gene encoding RIP metalloprotease RseP gives MSDFFLHGFNTLSHGLLGYAVPFLFVLTIVVFFHELGHFLVARWAGVRVLTFSLGFGPELFGFNDRHGTRWKISAIPLGGYVKFFGDESEASTPSAATLEAMTPEERAGSFHHKKVGPRAAIVAAGPIANFILGALIFAGMALYYGKPSTIARVDGVVADGVAAAAGFKVGDVVVQIDGKPIESFSDMQRIVAMNAGSALVFQVKRDGAVVTLNAAPALQERKDPFGNKHRIGVLGVEHKSQAGEVSTTPVGYVESLKIGVEQVWFIISSTFKFLGSLFVGTGNPGEVSGVIGIAKMSGQAASAGFQFVINLCAVLSVSIGLLNLFPIPLLDGGHLLFYAAEVVRGRPLSERTQEMGFRIGLGLVLMLMVFATYNDILRMAAS, from the coding sequence ATGTCTGACTTTTTCCTGCATGGTTTCAATACGTTGAGCCACGGGCTCCTCGGCTACGCGGTCCCCTTCCTCTTCGTCCTGACCATCGTCGTGTTCTTCCATGAGCTCGGCCACTTCCTGGTCGCGCGCTGGGCCGGCGTTCGCGTGTTGACCTTTTCGCTCGGTTTCGGTCCTGAGCTCTTTGGCTTCAACGACCGCCATGGCACGCGCTGGAAGATCTCCGCGATCCCGCTCGGCGGCTACGTCAAGTTCTTCGGCGATGAGAGCGAAGCCTCGACGCCATCCGCCGCGACGCTCGAGGCCATGACCCCTGAGGAACGCGCCGGCAGCTTCCATCACAAGAAAGTCGGTCCGCGCGCGGCGATCGTGGCGGCCGGGCCGATCGCCAATTTCATCTTGGGCGCCCTGATTTTTGCCGGCATGGCCCTGTATTACGGCAAGCCGAGCACGATCGCGCGTGTGGACGGCGTCGTGGCCGACGGCGTGGCCGCGGCGGCCGGTTTCAAGGTTGGCGACGTCGTCGTCCAGATCGATGGCAAGCCGATCGAGAGCTTTTCCGACATGCAGCGGATCGTCGCGATGAATGCGGGCTCCGCGCTTGTTTTCCAGGTCAAGCGGGACGGGGCCGTCGTGACGCTCAACGCGGCGCCGGCGCTCCAGGAGCGCAAGGATCCCTTCGGCAACAAGCATCGCATCGGCGTGCTCGGCGTCGAGCACAAGTCGCAGGCCGGCGAGGTCTCGACCACGCCCGTCGGTTACGTCGAGTCTCTCAAGATCGGCGTCGAGCAGGTCTGGTTCATCATCTCCAGCACCTTCAAGTTCCTGGGGTCCCTGTTCGTGGGGACCGGCAATCCAGGCGAGGTGAGCGGCGTCATCGGCATCGCCAAGATGTCGGGGCAGGCGGCCAGTGCCGGATTCCAATTCGTCATCAACCTCTGTGCGGTGCTGTCGGTCTCGATCGGCCTGTTGAATCTGTTCCCGATCCCGCTGCTCGATGGCGGTCACCTTTTGTTCTATGCGGCAGAGGTGGTGCGCGGGCGCCCGCTGTCGGAGCGGACTCAGGAGATGGGGTTCCGAATCGGGCTTGGACTTGTCCTGATGTTGATGGTGTTTGCGACCTACAACGACATCTTGCGGATGGCGGCTTCGTGA